A region from the Pseudomonas sp. KU26590 genome encodes:
- a CDS encoding pseudouridine synthase → MRLDRFLSNLPHFSRKDVRLVLIAGRVQVDGLPVKDPLHEVREFSQVRIDDEVLQLGKPARYFMLHKPQGCVSATVDPQHPTVLDLLDEPDKEDLHIAGRLDFNTSGLLLITNDGQWSRRLTQPTTKLAKVYDVETEDEIGAHYSEKFAEGFYFAFEDLTTQPAELTILASHRARLSIVEGRYHQVKRMFGHFDNKVTRLHRERMGPLVLDPALAPGQYRALSADEIALI, encoded by the coding sequence ATGCGTCTTGACCGTTTCCTCAGCAACCTGCCGCACTTCAGCCGCAAAGACGTGCGCCTGGTGCTGATCGCAGGCCGCGTGCAGGTCGACGGGTTGCCGGTAAAAGACCCGCTGCATGAGGTGCGCGAATTCAGTCAGGTGCGGATCGACGACGAAGTCCTTCAGCTCGGCAAACCCGCCCGGTATTTCATGCTGCACAAGCCCCAGGGCTGCGTCAGTGCAACCGTCGATCCGCAGCACCCCACCGTGCTCGACCTGCTGGATGAACCCGACAAGGAGGATCTGCACATCGCCGGCCGCCTGGATTTCAACACCTCCGGGCTGCTGCTCATCACCAATGATGGCCAGTGGTCGCGCCGCCTGACGCAACCGACCACCAAGCTGGCGAAGGTCTATGACGTCGAAACCGAAGACGAGATCGGCGCGCATTACAGCGAGAAATTCGCTGAAGGGTTTTATTTCGCGTTCGAGGACCTGACGACACAGCCCGCCGAGCTGACGATTCTTGCCAGTCATCGCGCCCGGTTGAGCATCGTCGAAGGGCGTTACCACCAGGTCAAACGCATGTTCGGCCACTTCGACAACAAGGTGACCCGGCTGCATCGCGAGCGCATGGGGCCACTGGTGCTCGACCCCGCGCTGGCGCCCGGACAGTACAGAGCCCTGAGTGCCGACGAAATCGCGTTGATCTGA
- a CDS encoding alpha/beta fold hydrolase, translating to MKPEIAVLDIQGQFRVYTELYRADAAEKTIILVNGSLATTTSFAQTVRNLHPQFNVVLYDPPYAGKSKPHNAHERPLTKELEGQLLLELIDHFNAELLLSFSWGGAAALVALAHRPKRIEKAVISSFSPVISDPLRDYLERGRQHFSTYNRHGVGELLNSTLGKHLPSLFKRYNHKHVSSLDLHEYAQMHHHINHVLDASNHPQMKAAKRINVPVLFMNGAWDEYTSAADARHFAHYIRDCHFSTIQDAGHFLDMENKAACLASKDALIGFLMPAPEPRRVHYRTDQSQQAFAV from the coding sequence ATGAAGCCAGAAATCGCTGTGCTGGACATACAAGGCCAGTTCCGGGTTTACACGGAGCTCTATCGCGCAGACGCCGCCGAGAAGACCATCATTCTGGTCAACGGCTCGCTCGCCACGACCACCTCCTTCGCTCAGACCGTGCGCAACCTTCATCCGCAATTCAACGTCGTGCTGTACGACCCGCCTTACGCCGGTAAATCAAAACCCCACAATGCCCATGAACGCCCCCTGACCAAAGAGCTCGAAGGTCAGTTGCTTCTGGAGCTCATCGACCACTTCAACGCCGAACTGCTGCTGTCGTTCTCATGGGGTGGTGCGGCGGCGTTGGTCGCCCTGGCGCACCGGCCCAAGCGCATCGAAAAGGCCGTGATCAGCTCGTTCTCGCCCGTCATCAGCGACCCGCTGCGCGACTACCTCGAGCGCGGCCGGCAACACTTCAGCACTTACAATCGTCACGGCGTCGGGGAGTTGCTCAACAGCACGCTGGGCAAACACCTGCCTTCGCTGTTCAAGCGCTACAACCACAAGCACGTCAGCTCCCTGGACTTGCACGAGTACGCGCAGATGCACCACCACATCAACCATGTGCTGGACGCGAGCAATCATCCTCAGATGAAAGCGGCCAAGCGCATCAACGTGCCGGTGCTGTTCATGAACGGCGCGTGGGACGAGTACACCTCGGCGGCCGACGCCCGGCACTTCGCCCACTACATCCGCGACTGCCACTTCAGCACCATTCAGGATGCCGGGCACTTTCTGGACATGGAGAACAAGGCGGCGTGCCTGGCATCGAAAGATGCGCTGATCGGATTTCTGATGCCCGCGCCCGAACCCCGGCGCGTTCACTACAGAACGGATCAGTCGCAACAGGCGTTTGCGGTGTGA
- a CDS encoding dermonecrotic toxin domain-containing protein, which produces MNDSSSSPPGSSLDLTSNDSLPHGSAFSVSPFAERVRPAEPLEHAAVAPAEPHTLNHKRLMRHALSPVAELLYGSVWVLKAWQIDLALPPSVVCHLDQRLEETLRARFGAAIDIDELHLRVSTALEPAVETNGRERFERRMTLRELGRETLNPPGLLALQRCAEADRPLSASTPSLTVSVFFELLIEARWTLEYEQVQRQFWEQHGDTWEMLTKLAFLEGLTRLHSRKRIDNEGHLLALDVLGLKGFPQTLQDLQHLRPSGRSEVRGLALNGEIIPGIFHVRSNTTGHCYVHVLGSAPHCHEYISDDAPWKADKVLEAINASAWHRLNLSLDGAQTTLTLADPPDDVFTQLRVAQQRLWAARLTGSDAVESPEALIDDDHAALMPIEPAMALVSALDHWQHHEPLLARIPTPLGVANRLMGQWLRQMSPRLNRVPLKQTHTLITDPQRVFVRYLPGTSRTPWGQPRIAAANVIVTPDETPVTLSQALVSRFRALQPQGYDDEGGRWVVYADPSGQGTWSPGAELNISAASVETYIQGIDFLGLMQRRLDPFWQQQRADIKRSLWSTFVSQALLALKSGDLCVESFGTVTDAVEQVQRGHLPEMPRSVTAGIRWSAVGFYAGNGLPLSADCPPCVGLMMMSHKNREGGVLYQAGQSTPFVPFSDRQQLIDHLAAAAADPAWRETALNYMPRRFHARLGYILDLWGGVRAPAEPVSILRPWTEPLYNPDTHAARQHQLCEHQVSGSPMAFICEGLRLNSRYDAEDSIVTDREQALGVWIQHLNRLQLLLAPMALVLPAASLAALTASAASVALNVQAANLPGDRQQERRQALFAILSLGLLHMAPATPRLLQAFNKLTAPAAALSRGLTRAHAAPPVRGFSDWLRRATHPRKTLLKPFFKGAGLMKTWSVAGNAEFGTSAVQVWKLGRKFLLWTSDRTQARTLVVSSHGYYLPWTRTTAIPNGTELRTYAPHGHELVDPMLHRIASQSVRPYAVLTTARPVPGPGVGPSPDLLARETLMAGTSLPGRIKNYTLAKFQSEHYESYRDISQIVRNSHQPPLPSPLPATPMDVLTVRNRFGMANPTLQDLFGELNRQGIHYDKILLVHCRCPAVGSMLGRAPSFVAPQGPSPITP; this is translated from the coding sequence GAGACGTTGCGGGCCAGGTTTGGCGCGGCAATCGACATCGATGAGCTGCACCTTCGCGTGAGCACCGCGCTGGAGCCAGCTGTGGAAACCAACGGTCGGGAGCGTTTCGAGCGGCGCATGACGCTGCGCGAGCTGGGTCGGGAGACGCTGAACCCGCCCGGACTCCTCGCCCTTCAACGCTGCGCCGAGGCTGATCGCCCGCTGTCGGCCTCGACGCCCTCCCTGACCGTCTCGGTGTTTTTCGAGCTGCTCATCGAAGCCCGATGGACGCTGGAATATGAGCAGGTGCAGCGTCAGTTCTGGGAGCAGCACGGTGACACATGGGAGATGCTCACCAAGCTGGCGTTTCTCGAGGGCCTGACCCGTTTGCATTCGCGCAAGCGCATCGATAACGAGGGCCATCTGCTGGCACTCGATGTGCTGGGGCTCAAGGGTTTTCCGCAAACCCTTCAGGACTTGCAGCATCTCAGGCCATCGGGACGCTCGGAGGTGCGCGGACTGGCGCTGAACGGCGAGATCATCCCCGGTATCTTCCATGTCCGATCCAACACCACGGGGCATTGCTATGTCCATGTGCTGGGCAGCGCGCCTCACTGCCATGAGTACATCAGCGATGACGCGCCCTGGAAGGCGGACAAGGTGCTGGAGGCGATCAACGCATCGGCCTGGCATCGGTTGAATCTCTCACTCGATGGCGCGCAAACCACCCTCACGCTGGCGGATCCTCCAGACGACGTGTTCACTCAACTGCGTGTGGCCCAGCAACGGCTCTGGGCGGCACGACTGACCGGCAGCGACGCGGTTGAATCGCCCGAGGCACTCATCGACGACGACCATGCAGCACTGATGCCCATCGAACCCGCGATGGCATTGGTCAGCGCCCTCGATCACTGGCAGCACCACGAGCCGTTGCTGGCGCGAATCCCTACGCCCCTCGGGGTTGCAAACCGGCTCATGGGTCAGTGGCTCAGGCAGATGTCTCCCCGGCTCAATCGGGTCCCGTTGAAGCAAACCCACACGCTGATCACAGACCCGCAGCGGGTGTTCGTTCGCTACCTGCCCGGCACGTCGAGGACGCCTTGGGGTCAGCCGCGGATTGCCGCGGCGAACGTCATCGTCACGCCGGATGAAACGCCCGTCACGCTGAGTCAGGCACTGGTGAGCCGGTTCAGGGCACTTCAGCCTCAGGGGTACGATGATGAAGGCGGTCGCTGGGTCGTCTACGCAGACCCGAGCGGCCAAGGGACGTGGTCGCCCGGGGCGGAGTTGAATATCAGCGCGGCCAGCGTCGAGACGTACATTCAGGGCATCGACTTTCTCGGGCTCATGCAGCGCCGACTCGACCCGTTCTGGCAGCAGCAACGCGCCGACATCAAGCGCTCGCTCTGGTCGACGTTCGTCAGCCAGGCGCTACTGGCCCTGAAGAGCGGTGATCTTTGCGTGGAGAGTTTCGGGACGGTCACCGATGCCGTGGAGCAGGTTCAACGGGGTCATCTGCCGGAAATGCCGCGCTCCGTGACAGCAGGCATCCGCTGGAGCGCTGTGGGCTTTTACGCGGGCAACGGCCTGCCACTGAGCGCTGACTGCCCTCCCTGCGTCGGATTGATGATGATGAGTCATAAAAATCGCGAAGGCGGCGTGCTCTATCAGGCCGGGCAGTCCACGCCATTCGTGCCATTCAGCGATCGTCAGCAGCTCATCGACCACCTGGCTGCCGCAGCCGCCGACCCTGCATGGCGCGAGACCGCGCTCAACTACATGCCGCGCCGCTTTCACGCCAGGCTCGGCTACATCCTCGACCTGTGGGGCGGCGTTCGTGCGCCGGCCGAGCCGGTATCGATCCTGCGTCCCTGGACCGAGCCGCTGTACAACCCGGACACCCATGCGGCCCGGCAGCATCAGCTGTGCGAGCATCAAGTGTCCGGCTCGCCCATGGCATTCATCTGTGAGGGCCTGCGTCTTAACAGCCGGTACGACGCCGAGGACAGCATCGTGACCGACCGCGAGCAGGCACTCGGCGTCTGGATTCAACACCTCAATCGCCTGCAACTGCTGTTGGCACCGATGGCCCTGGTGTTGCCGGCCGCCTCCCTCGCCGCGTTGACCGCCAGCGCGGCCAGCGTTGCGTTGAATGTCCAAGCGGCGAATCTCCCGGGCGATCGTCAGCAAGAACGTCGGCAGGCGTTGTTCGCCATTCTGTCCCTGGGGCTGTTGCACATGGCACCGGCCACCCCACGCCTGTTGCAGGCGTTCAACAAACTCACCGCGCCCGCCGCAGCGCTGAGCCGTGGGCTGACCCGCGCGCACGCTGCGCCGCCGGTCCGTGGCTTTAGCGACTGGCTGCGCAGGGCGACCCACCCACGCAAGACGCTGCTCAAGCCATTCTTCAAAGGGGCAGGCCTGATGAAGACGTGGAGCGTGGCAGGCAACGCCGAATTCGGTACCTCAGCGGTTCAGGTGTGGAAGCTCGGACGCAAGTTTCTGCTGTGGACATCGGACCGCACCCAGGCGCGCACGCTGGTCGTCAGCAGCCACGGCTACTACTTGCCATGGACGCGCACCACGGCCATTCCCAACGGCACCGAACTGCGAACTTACGCCCCTCACGGTCACGAGCTGGTTGACCCGATGCTGCACCGGATTGCCAGCCAGTCGGTGCGACCGTATGCCGTGCTGACCACTGCCCGGCCGGTGCCCGGTCCGGGTGTCGGCCCCTCTCCGGACCTGCTTGCGCGAGAAACGCTAATGGCCGGCACCTCGTTACCGGGGCGCATCAAGAACTACACCCTGGCGAAATTTCAGAGCGAACACTATGAGAGTTATCGGGACATCAGCCAGATCGTGCGCAACAGTCACCAACCTCCGTTACCGAGCCCGCTCCCTGCAACGCCCATGGATGTGCTGACCGTGCGCAACCGGTTTGGCATGGCCAACCCGACCCTGCAGGACCTGTTCGGGGAACTGAATCGGCAGGGCATTCATTACGACAAGATCCTGCTGGTGCATTGTCGTTGTCCTGCGGTGGGTTCGATGCTGGGGCGCGCACCCTCTTTTGTCGCACCGCAGGGCCCTTCGCCGATCACCCCTTAG
- a CDS encoding cysteine-rich CWC family protein, producing the protein MDTHIIDTSTCPVCGASNRCTLADPRTVDQACWCFTVAIDPAVLAALPEAVRGQACLCPQCAGVEAKRHDAS; encoded by the coding sequence ATGGACACTCACATCATCGACACGAGCACCTGCCCCGTGTGCGGCGCCAGTAACCGCTGCACCCTGGCTGATCCGCGCACAGTGGATCAAGCGTGCTGGTGTTTTACCGTCGCCATTGATCCTGCGGTATTGGCAGCGTTGCCCGAAGCAGTGCGTGGGCAAGCGTGTCTTTGCCCGCAGTGCGCAGGCGTTGAGGCGAAGCGTCACGATGCGTCTTGA
- a CDS encoding type VI secretion system Vgr family protein: MDLTFGTPLSQSGRLLQLTTPLGEHQLQALRVHGVERIGRVPRYTLDVVVQDTEYDPEKLIGQPVSLAILCDDGSPAQRHGLVESVRYLGNDGGLHDWQLVFAPWVSLLEYRLDCRIWQDKNLPTILEAVFSLYEQAKGNYRLDLRREYAPLSYVTQFNESDANFVQRWCEQEGLFWYVEHTADKHCIVFTDTVDTLPALAPQSIRFHTQNATEKQDGITQWSSGSQLLSGKLHWRSVDYLAHGQPRETVMPALQAASAPQALERYEYQGQYGWQKQDRGEWLSRVQIEQRESQARRIQGQSGVRQMEAGRWFELTQHPLYERKAAEERQFLLIEVEIFAESNLPLAKERREVPGSLAALFRSVRPEPSGLGVVNKVADTLGVGSHGFFLNRFEGQLHSVPFRSPSEHFKPKSLGQQTAVVVTPSGHEVFTDTLNRICVRFHWDRLSQDGELGSCWLRMMQQSSGPDWGSVHVPRAGEEVVITFLDNDIDRPLVMGQVYGGHKPAWHSSGLMAGYKSKEVGGGGFNQWVMDDSTGQVRTQIHSSHGHTQLNLGYLIDQRGNNRGGLRGTGFELRTDAYGALRAQQGLYLSTWKRSGAQGAQIDASEAQQQLKNSEQRVKTLSDTAQQHNALPMQEGLDSLTQLNSDADVTYGSDDGAPSQGPGEQQRNGGDTAWAIRSGGRGKTPGYQQPLLIASSPADIATATPKSTHLHSGKHLTLSTGEDVNIASGKSLLASVAQSISLFAQNAGAKLFAAKGKIELQAQSDAMELTAQQGVKITSTAAGIEIAAQDGILLTSGGGYIRIKDGNIEIHAPGTIDVKGAKKTFSGPAQLNRDHPAWPESSVTQALTFYAGQTNAGSSSAWAGMPYTVRDGASVVQKGVMDKTGAIGIDHHPTTSRYTLELANGVSYDIPVGGQYQGEQSNAEFANSGFHRHSNQTGSTNARAGTESKFRALYTSLNNPESESET; encoded by the coding sequence ATGGACCTGACCTTTGGCACCCCTCTCAGCCAGAGCGGACGCTTGCTGCAACTCACCACGCCGCTGGGCGAGCATCAGCTCCAGGCGCTGCGCGTGCATGGGGTCGAGCGCATCGGGCGTGTGCCCCGCTACACCCTCGACGTGGTGGTACAGGACACCGAATACGATCCTGAAAAACTCATTGGTCAGCCGGTCAGCTTGGCGATCCTCTGTGATGACGGTTCTCCCGCGCAGCGTCATGGCCTGGTCGAGAGCGTGCGCTATCTGGGCAATGACGGTGGCCTGCACGACTGGCAACTGGTCTTCGCGCCGTGGGTCAGCCTGCTTGAATACCGCCTGGATTGCCGCATCTGGCAGGACAAGAATCTGCCGACGATTCTGGAAGCCGTTTTCTCACTGTACGAACAGGCCAAGGGCAATTACCGCCTGGACCTGCGCCGCGAATACGCACCGCTGTCCTACGTCACCCAGTTCAATGAGAGTGATGCCAACTTCGTGCAGCGCTGGTGTGAGCAGGAAGGTCTTTTCTGGTACGTCGAACATACGGCAGACAAGCATTGCATCGTCTTTACCGACACCGTCGATACCCTGCCCGCGCTGGCGCCCCAGAGCATTCGCTTTCACACCCAGAACGCCACCGAAAAGCAGGACGGCATTACCCAGTGGAGCAGTGGCTCGCAGTTGCTCAGCGGCAAGCTGCATTGGCGCAGTGTCGATTACCTGGCCCACGGCCAGCCACGGGAAACCGTGATGCCCGCCTTGCAGGCCGCTTCGGCCCCACAGGCGCTGGAGCGTTACGAGTATCAAGGCCAATACGGCTGGCAGAAGCAGGACCGTGGCGAATGGCTTAGCCGCGTGCAGATCGAGCAGCGTGAATCCCAGGCGCGTCGTATTCAGGGCCAGAGCGGCGTGCGGCAAATGGAAGCCGGACGCTGGTTTGAGCTGACCCAACATCCGCTGTACGAGCGCAAGGCGGCTGAAGAGCGTCAGTTCCTGCTGATCGAAGTCGAGATCTTCGCCGAGAGCAACCTGCCGCTGGCCAAGGAACGCCGCGAAGTGCCGGGCAGTCTGGCGGCGCTGTTCAGATCGGTGCGCCCTGAGCCTTCAGGGCTTGGCGTCGTAAACAAGGTAGCGGACACCTTGGGCGTCGGCAGCCACGGCTTCTTCCTCAATCGTTTTGAAGGCCAGTTGCACAGCGTGCCGTTCCGCAGCCCGTCGGAGCATTTCAAACCTAAAAGCCTCGGCCAACAGACCGCTGTGGTCGTCACACCCAGCGGCCATGAAGTGTTTACCGACACCCTGAACCGGATTTGCGTACGCTTCCACTGGGACCGCTTGTCTCAAGACGGCGAACTGGGTTCCTGCTGGCTGCGCATGATGCAGCAGAGCAGCGGACCGGACTGGGGCAGTGTGCACGTGCCGCGTGCCGGTGAAGAGGTGGTCATCACCTTCCTGGATAACGACATTGATCGGCCACTGGTGATGGGCCAGGTCTACGGCGGCCACAAGCCAGCCTGGCACTCCAGCGGTTTGATGGCCGGTTACAAGAGCAAGGAAGTTGGCGGCGGTGGTTTCAACCAGTGGGTGATGGACGATTCCACTGGCCAGGTTCGCACCCAGATCCACAGCAGTCACGGCCATACCCAGCTCAACCTCGGTTACCTGATCGACCAGCGCGGCAACAACCGCGGCGGCCTGCGCGGTACCGGGTTTGAACTGCGCACCGATGCTTACGGCGCCCTGCGCGCCCAGCAGGGTTTGTACCTCAGCACCTGGAAACGCAGCGGCGCCCAGGGCGCACAGATCGATGCCAGCGAAGCGCAACAGCAACTGAAAAACAGCGAACAGCGCGTCAAGACTCTGTCCGACACCGCCCAACAGCACAACGCCCTGCCCATGCAGGAAGGCCTGGACAGCCTGACCCAGCTCAACAGCGATGCCGACGTGACCTACGGCAGCGATGACGGCGCCCCGAGCCAGGGCCCCGGCGAGCAGCAACGCAACGGCGGCGACACCGCCTGGGCGATCCGCAGCGGTGGACGCGGCAAGACACCGGGCTACCAGCAACCTCTGCTGATCGCCTCGTCCCCTGCCGATATCGCCACCGCCACGCCGAAAAGCACCCACCTGCACAGCGGCAAGCACCTGACCCTGAGCACCGGTGAAGACGTCAACATCGCCAGCGGCAAATCCCTGCTGGCCAGCGTCGCGCAGAGCATCAGCCTGTTCGCGCAGAATGCCGGGGCGAAGCTGTTTGCAGCCAAGGGCAAGATCGAGCTACAGGCGCAGAGCGATGCGATGGAGCTGACCGCGCAGCAAGGGGTAAAAATTACCTCGACCGCTGCCGGAATAGAAATCGCCGCACAAGACGGCATATTGCTTACCAGCGGTGGCGGTTACATCCGCATCAAGGACGGCAACATCGAAATTCACGCGCCGGGGACGATTGATGTCAAAGGGGCGAAGAAGACTTTTAGCGGGCCAGCCCAGCTTAATCGTGACCACCCTGCCTGGCCCGAGTCCTCTGTAACCCAAGCGCTTACCTTTTATGCTGGGCAAACCAACGCCGGAAGCTCCAGTGCGTGGGCTGGTATGCCTTACACAGTGCGTGACGGGGCATCAGTCGTCCAAAAAGGCGTCATGGATAAAACCGGGGCAATTGGCATTGATCACCACCCCACAACCAGCAGATACACGCTCGAACTGGCCAATGGCGTGAGTTACGACATTCCGGTCGGCGGGCAGTACCAAGGCGAGCAAAGCAATGCCGAATTCGCCAACAGCGGATTTCATCGCCATAGCAACCAAACGGGTTCAACGAACGCTCGGGCAGGAACTGAGAGTAAGTTCCGGGCCCTGTACACCTCGCTGAACAATCCAGAGTCAGAATCGGAAACGTGA